A region from the Longimicrobiaceae bacterium genome encodes:
- a CDS encoding Tex-like N-terminal domain-containing protein, which translates to MSYAETIAAELGLRVPQVRAALDLLGEGNTIPFVARYRKEATGELDEVQIRDIRDRHEYLTELDERRAAILKSIDEQGKLTPELRAAIERTGSKAELEDLYRPFKPKRRTRATIAVERGLGPLAELLWAGETSDSELEAAALAYVDAERGVASAEEALAGARDVVAERIAEDAATRAYVREQVRAHGVLECKAARGKEGETSKFQDYYDFSAPVKTVKSHQVLAVRRGETEEFLTARITAPDEEIVASLVRKHAAPSLARGQMALAVEDAYRRLLSPSVEVEIRMELKTHADEEAIAIFGHNLEALL; encoded by the coding sequence ATGTCGTACGCCGAGACCATCGCCGCGGAGCTGGGCCTTCGCGTTCCGCAGGTGCGCGCCGCCCTGGACCTGCTGGGCGAGGGCAACACCATCCCGTTCGTGGCGCGCTACCGCAAGGAGGCCACCGGCGAGCTGGACGAGGTGCAGATCCGCGACATCCGCGACCGGCACGAGTACCTGACGGAGCTGGACGAGCGCCGCGCGGCGATCCTGAAGAGCATCGACGAGCAGGGCAAGCTCACGCCGGAGCTACGCGCCGCCATCGAGCGCACGGGCAGCAAGGCGGAGCTGGAGGACCTGTACCGCCCGTTCAAGCCCAAGCGCCGCACCCGCGCCACCATCGCCGTGGAGCGGGGCCTCGGTCCGCTGGCCGAGCTGCTGTGGGCTGGCGAGACGAGCGATTCGGAGCTGGAAGCCGCCGCGCTGGCCTACGTGGACGCGGAGCGCGGAGTCGCATCGGCCGAAGAGGCGCTGGCGGGGGCGCGCGACGTGGTGGCTGAGCGCATCGCGGAGGACGCGGCGACGCGTGCGTACGTGCGCGAGCAGGTGCGGGCGCACGGGGTGCTGGAGTGCAAGGCGGCGCGCGGCAAGGAGGGCGAGACGAGCAAGTTCCAGGACTACTACGACTTCTCAGCGCCGGTGAAGACGGTCAAGAGCCACCAGGTGCTCGCCGTGCGCCGCGGCGAGACGGAAGAGTTCCTGACGGCCCGCATTACCGCGCCTGACGAGGAGATCGTCGCGTCGCTCGTCCGCAAGCACGCGGCTCCGTCCCTCGCCCGCGGCCAGATGGCGCTCGCGGTGGAGGACGCGTACCGCCGCCTGCTCTCCCCGTCGGTGGAGGTCGAGATCCGGATGGAGCTGAAGACGCACGCGGACGAGGAGGCGATCGCCATTTTCGGGCACAACCTGGAGGCGCTGCT